Sequence from the Pan paniscus chromosome 4, NHGRI_mPanPan1-v2.0_pri, whole genome shotgun sequence genome:
aaagagggTAGAGAGTCATCAAGATAATTTACTAAAAGTTTCCTGTAATGTCCCCAGAAGACCCCCctaactcacacacacacacccccccacacacactgccTTTTGAGAACTTTCTCTAGAAGGCCAACCCAGGCAGTCCCCCAACTGTAAGGAAGACtcgtgtatgtatgtgcatatgtgcattTCCCCAGGGAAAAACATCCACAGCTTCCATGACGAGAGGGGTCGTGACCCCTCCCCGCCAAAAGATTAAGGACCTGCGATCCTACAGACCGGAGCCCTGTTTGAAGTCTGCGTTGCCCCTCACCTCAAGCTGGTCACTGTGTGAAGTTGGCCTAGAATCCCCCGGCCCCTGGGAGCTTGTTCCTCcgcctgtaaaatggggctgcAGGGCCGTCCACGCGGCCACCGGAAGGACAAGGTGTTCAGGCCGCTAGGCCGCTCCCTGGCAAGCGATTCCCACTCGCAGCGCGGCCTCGACCCTCGCCCAAGACGCACCCTCCGCGCCCCCACCCCCTCCAGGCCCTGGCCAGTCCACCTCCCGCTTGGGGCGGCAATTTGTCTCCTTTTGAACCCCCCGCCCCCGACGGGTTTCCCCCTTTGATTCGCGGCCCGGAGGCTTCCCCCCGCTTTGAAATGCAAACCCGCCTCGGCTGGGGCCGCGGGCGGCCCGGAGCTATAAAAGGCCTGGGTGGGGCGGGCGCGGCGGCAGGACAGCCGAGTTCAGGTGAGCGGTTGCTCGTCGTCGGGGCGGCCGGCAGCGGCGGCTCCAGGGCCCAGCATGCGCGGGGGGCCCCGCGGCCACCATGTATGTGGGCTATGTGCTGGACAAGGATTCGCCCGTGTACCCCGGCCCAGCCAGGCCAGCCAGCCTCGGCCTGGGCCCGCAAGCCTACggccccccggccccgcccccggcgcCCCCGCAGTACCCCGACTTCTCCAGCTACTCTCACGTGGAGCCGGCCCCCGCGCCCCCGACGGCCTGGGGGGCGCCCTTCCCTGCGCCCAAGGACGACTGGGCCGCCGCCTACGGCCCGGGCCCCGCGGCCCCTGCCGCCAGCCCAGCTTCGCTGGCATTCGGGCCCCCTCCAGACTTTAGCCCGGTGCCGGCGCCCCCTGGGCCCGGCCCGGGCCTCCTGGCGCAGCCCCTCGGGGGCCTGGGCACACCGTCCTCGCCCGGAGCGCAGAGGCGGACGCCCTACGAGTGGATGCGGCGCAGCGTGGCGGCCGGAGGCGGCGGTGGCAGCGGTAAGGACCCTTCCCTCGCCCTGCGCCTCTGGACCTGCAGGTGCTCGGGCGCGGCCCAGGCCGCCGCCCCCTGTCTGACCTCTGCTCCGGCCCTGCTCGGGTTCCCGGGAGTGTGGCCCTCCTGTCCACCCTCGCCCTGGGGGGCTGCTCTTTGGCTCCCTCTCCTGAGTCTCAGGCTATCGGAGCCTTCAGCAGCACAGCCTAACCCTCTCTCTGTACAGATAGGGAAACCGAGACCCCCTGCGAAGTGCGGAAATGCGCCTGCGGCCGCGGAGCAAGACCCGAACTGGAACGCAGGCTCCCAGACTCGTGTCCCACACTCATTTAGCAACACCGACTCCGTGCTCTTCATCTGCTTCTTCCACTCCTAACCCAGCCCTAGGCAAAGGCGGCAAGTTCGCCCCAGAAGGGACGATTAACTAACTGTGTGAACAGGGCAGGTGACTTTCCTGGCCAGGGCTGCGTCTCCCCATCACACAGTCAAGACATTGCTGGGTCATATCCTTCAGGCTGAAAAAGAGCCCTCTTTGGCCAGACTGGGGCAAGGGGTCTGTACCTTACCTTCTCAGGGTCCTCCCTGAACTCTTGACCCCGGGGGAGGGGAAGCGGGAGCAGTTGGAAGGGGGGCTACTGTTTGGCTCCTGAGCCTGTGAACCTCCTGCCCCCAGGCAGGCCTCTCTGATCCGCCCTCTTCAAAGGCAGGGTAGGGAGCAGGACAAAGGGCCCAACTTTAATGAGGGGCGGCTTGACCTCCGTTATGGGTCCCCTCTTTGTCATGCAACTGGCTCTGCCTTGGCTCGGTAGTGACTCCTGTTGGCCGGAAAGTGAACACGACGTTCCATTGTCCGGACTGTGTCCGGCCTGTCCTGACAAAGGCCACCTAGCCTTGGGGGCGGGAAGCTGGCCTGCCCACCCTTTGAtgtccagcccctcctccccttACCCCAGCTGCGAATAATCCTGGGACTTCTCCCACCTCCTCGCACTCTTCACCCCcatctccccacacacacccagctTGCCTCGGGGCAGATGCTGGGTTGGCCTTGATCAGGAGCTACGGGTTCTGGCCATAATCATATCCCCTTTTTGGAAGTCCCGGGGATACATAACCTCCTATCTGCCTCCAGGGAGATGCAGGGAACCAGACTCTGCCACTTGCTTCTGTGGCCTTGATTAAATAACAGCTAATGTTTTGGAACACTTAACTAACGGACCAGGCATGACCTAAGTAAGATCTTGCATGCATTAACTCCTTTAACTCTTAAAACATCATCGTAGGTACTATTATCACCCCCATTTTAAGATGAAGAAACTATGGCATAGAGAGTTTAAgtacttgcccaaggccatataACCTGTAACTAgtggggctgggatttgaacccaggtggacTAACCACTAAGTCTGTGCTCTAATTCTCTACACAACAGCTCCTCTTAAATCAGTCATCTTTTCTGGGTTTCAGTTCTACTGTCTGTGAAATTAGAGAGAAGGGAGATTATGCAGTGGTTTGTACCCTTGTTTAAGTTACAAAAGGATTCCTTTGAAAAATCTGCTGAAAGGTACAAATGTTGCATCATTGGGCAATTTCAGGGGTTCTGGAGGCTACCAGAAGCTTTATCCATAAATCCGGGGTTAAGAACCCTGTGTTCTATGAGAGGAGGTGGTGGCAGCACCAG
This genomic interval carries:
- the CDX1 gene encoding homeobox protein CDX-1 — protein: MYVGYVLDKDSPVYPGPARPASLGLGPQAYGPPAPPPAPPQYPDFSSYSHVEPAPAPPTAWGAPFPAPKDDWAAAYGPGPAAPAASPASLAFGPPPDFSPVPAPPGPGPGLLAQPLGGLGTPSSPGAQRRTPYEWMRRSVAAGGGGGSGKTRTKDKYRVVYTDHQRLELEKEFHYSRYITIRRKSELAANLGLTERQVKIWFQNRRAKERKVNKKKQQQQQPPQPPTAHDITATPAGPSLGGLCPSNTSLLATSSPMPVKEEFLP